From Demequina capsici:
CCAACCTCGAGTACCCGTTCTTCGGCGGGCAGCAGATCAACAAGGACGTGTTCCTCGACGCCGCCGCAGGCTACGAGGGCTTCACCTTCAGCCCCTTCCAGAACTACGCGTACGACCAGATGACCGAGCAGGTCTACGCGATGACCCAGGGTCAGAAGGACGCCTCCCAGGCGCTCGACGACCTGCAGTCCAGCCTGGTCCAGTACGCGACCGAGCAGGGCTTCACCGTCACCGAGTAGCAGACGTCGCGGCGGTCGGCACCCTCTCCGCCGACCGCCGCGGCCCACCCCTGGAGAAGCGCACCCATGTCAACCCTCACAGAGCCGGAGCAGGCACCCGCGCCGCCCGAGCCGACGCCCACCAAGCAGCCGAAGCAGTACCGGAGCATCGAGCACCGCCGCCAATGGTGGGGCTGGCTGTTCGTCGCGCCGTTCACCCTGGTGTTCATCCTCTTCCTGATCGTGCCGCTGGTCGTCGCCTTCTGGATGAGCCTGCACACCAACACGCTCGCCTCGGGCAACGCCTTCACGGGGCTCGACAACTACGTCAAGGCGTTCACCGACCCGCTGTTCCTCGACGGCCTCAAGCGCGTCGCCGCGTTCGTCGTCGTGATGATCCCCGCGCAGATGCTCGTCGCGATCTCGGCCGCGCTCGTGCTCGACAACCTCACCACCTGGCTGTCCCGCTTCTCGCGGCTCATGATCTTCATCCCCTACGCCATCCCCGTGGTCATCGGCGCGATCATGTGGGGCTTCCTCTACAGCCCCCGGTTCGGGCCCGCGACCGACATCTTCGGACTGTTCGGCGCCACGCCCCCGGACTTCCTGGCCCAGGGAACCGTCTTCTACTCGCTGGTGAACATCGTCACGTGGCAGTGGTCCGGCTACTTCATGATCATCATCTACGCGGCGCTGCGAGGCATCGACTCGTCCATCTACGAGGCGGCCCGCGTCGACGGCGCCAACGGGTGGCAGGTCGCGCTGCGCATCAAGCTGCCCATGATCTCGTCCTCGATGGTGATGGTCGTCATCTTCTCGCTCATCGGCACCCTCCAGTTCTTCACGGAGCCGCAGGTGCTGCGGGGCGTCGCGCAGGGCGCGATCCCGGTGAGCTACACCCCGAACATGTACGCCTACACGCTGGCGTTCTCGTACAGCCAGTTCAACTACGCCGCCGCGATCTCCTTCGCGCTCGGGATCGTGGTCTTCATCGGCTCGTACCTCTTCCTCTTTCTCACGCGCAAGCAGAGCGGACTCAAGTGACATGGCGCTGCTGACAGACTCCCCCGACAGGATCCGCGAGCGCGACGCCCGTCGCGCGGCCGGGCGCAAGCGAAACGTCGGCTCGCACCTCTTCCTGATCGTGCTCGTCGTCTACTTCCTCACACCGCTGTGGTGGCTCATCGTCGGCTCGACCAAGTCGAACTCGGGCCTGTTCGTCGGCTCAGGCGGACCGCTGTGGTTCAACGACGAGTTCGCCCTGGTCGACAACATCAAGGGCCTGTTCGAGCACCAGAACGGCATCTACTGGACGTGGCTGGGCAACTCGTTCCTGTACGCGCTCACGGGCGGCATCGGCGCCACCCTCGTCGCGGTCCTCGCAGGGTACGGGTTCGCGAAGTACCGCTTCCCCGGCCGCAACGCGCTGTTCTCCACGCTGCTCGGCGCCGTGATGGTGCCGCTCACGGCGCTCGTCATCCCCACGTTCATCCTGCTCAGCAACATGCACCTCACGAACACACGGTGGGCCGTGATCCTGCCGAGCCTGCTCAGCCCGATCGGCGTGTACCTCATGCGCGTGTACACCCAGGACGCCGTGCCCGACGAGCTGCTCGACGCCGCGCGCGTCGACGGCGCGGGAGAGCTGCGCACCTTCGTGCGCGTCGCGCTGCCGCTGCTCAAGCCCGCGATCGTCACCGTCCTGCTGCTGTCGGTCGTCGCCACGTGGAACAACTTCTTCCTCCCGTTGGCGGTGCTGAACGATCCCAACCTGCTGCCAGTCACCGTCGGCCTCAACAACTGGCAGGCGCTGTCCAACGCGGGCTCGGGCGGTGAGCAGGTGTGGAACCTCATCGTCACCGGATCGTTCGTCTCGATCATCCCGCTCGTCATCGCGTTCCTCACGATGCAGCGCTACTGGAGGGGCGGCCTGTCCCTCGGTGCGCTCAAGTGAGCCGCGACGTCGTCCCCTCGCTCCTCTCCCACCACCTCAGGAAGGCGTCATGACCTCCGCTCGACTCACCGTCAACCCGCAGTTCGTCGTCGGCCGCATCGACAGGAGGCTCTTCGGATCCTTCGTCGAGCACCTGGGCCGCCACGTGTACGACGGCATCTACGAGCCCGGCCACCCGTCGGCGGACGACGAGGGCTTCCGCACCGACGTCATCGAGCTCGTGAAGGAGCTCGGCGTGTCCACCGTCCGATACCCGGGGGGCAACTTCGTCTCCGGCTTCAGGTGGGAGGACTCGGTGGGGCCCCGTGAGGGACGTCCCCGTCGGCTGGACCTCGCGTGGCACTCGACGGAGACGAACGAGGTGGGGCTGCACGAGTTCGCCTCCTGGCTGGACAAGATCGGGTCGGACCTGATGCTCGCGGTGAACCTCGGCACCCGAGGCACCCTCGAGGCGCTGGACCTGCTCGAGTACTGCAACATCGCCGGCGGCTCGACCCTGTCGCAGCAGCGGATCGACAACGGTCATCCCGCACCGTTCGGGGTGGGCATGTGGTGCCTGGGCAACGAGATGGACGGGCCCTGGCAGCTGGGGCACCGATCGGCGGAGGACTACGGGAAGATCGCCTCGCAGACCGCCAAGGCGATGCGGCAGATGGACCCCTCGGTGAGGCTCGTCGCATGCGGCTCGTCGTCGGCGCACATGCCGACGTTCGGCGAATGGGAGCGCACGGTCCTCACGCACGCGTACGACGACGTCGACTACATCTCCTGCCACGCGTATTACGAGGAGCGGGACGGCGACCTGGGATCGTTCCTCGCATCGGCCGTCGACATGGACGCGTTCATCGAGACGGTCGTGGCGACCGCGGACCATGTCAAGGCCGTGAAGGGGTCGTCGAAGACCATCGACATCTCGTTCGACGAGTGGAACGTCTGGTACATCACGCGCTTCGAGGGCGTGGACAAGATCGAGGGGATCGACAACTGGCCGGTGGCCCCGCGCCTCCTCGAGGACGTCTACTCCGTGGCGGACGCGGTCGTGTTCGGCTCGCTCATGATCTCGCTGCTCAAGCACGCCGACCGGGTCACCAGCGCGTCCCTCGCGCAGATGGTGAACGTCATCGCTCCGATCATGACGGAGCCCGGCGGGCCGGCGTGGAGGCAGACGACCTTCTTCCCGTTCTCGATCACCTCGAGGCTGGCGCGCGGCACCGCGCTCGACGTCCGCGTGGACGTCGAGCGGTACTCCACGAAGGAGTACGGCGAGGTCCCGCTGGTGGACGCCGTCGCGACGCACGACGCCGAGTCGGGGCACGCAGCCGTGTTCCTGGTCAACCGGTCGGTGGACGCGCCGGTCACCGTCACGGTCGACGTCAGCGCGCTCGGCGAGGTCGCCCTGCTCGAGACGCACACGCTCGCGGACGAGGACCTGCACGCGAAGAACACGCTCGCCGAGCCCGAGCGCGTCGGGGTGTCCCCCAACGGCACCGCGGCGTTGTCCGACGGCACGCTCACCGTCACCCTGCCCGCGGTCTCCTGGACCGCGATCTCGCTCGGCTGACGGCCGCGCGTCGGCGCCGCCCGCTCTCCTCCGCCCCGGAGCTCCGGGGATGAAAGGGCCGGCGCCGACGCGATAGGCTTGTGCGCAGACCCCCCACGTGGCGCTATCCCGCCCAACTCCCCCAGGTCAGGAATGAAGCAAGGGTAAGCGGGCTCTTGCGGGTGCGTGGGGGGTCCTTCCATGCCCGCCCCTCGCCGCCGCCACGGGCGTCCCCAGGCCGGCATGATCCCCGCCCACGCACCACCCGTCGCGACCCCGGAGCGACGCGTCAGGCCCGCCGGTTAGGCTCATACCCGTGAGCACCGCCCTGTACCGCCGCTACCGTCCCGACTCGTTCGCCGACGTCGTCGGCCAGGAGCATGTCACCGTGCCCCTCATGCAGGCGCTGCGGGCGGACAAGGTCAACCACGCCTACCTCTTCTCCGGCCCCCGCGGGTGCGGCAAGACCACCTCTGCGCGCATCCTGGCCCGCTGCCTCAACTGCGCGGCTGGCCCCACCGACACGCCCTGCGGCACGTGCGACTCCTGCGTCGAGCTCGCGCGCGGCGGGGCCGGATCGGTCGACGTCGTGGAGATCGACGCGGCCAGCCACAACGGAGTCGACGACGCCCGCGAGCTGCGCGAGCGCGCCGCCTTCGCTCCGGCGCGCGACCGCTACAAGATCTTCATCCTCGACGAGGCGCACATGGTGACGCCACAGGGCTTCAACGCCCTGCTGAAGCTCGTCGAGGAGCCGCCTCCGCACATCCGGTTCATCTTCGCCACCACCGAGCCGGACAAGGTGATCGGCACCATCCGCTCACGCACCCACCACTATCCGTTCCGGCTGGTACCGCCCCCCGTCCTGGTCGACTACCTGGGAAGGCTCTGCGAGGCGGAGTCCGTGACGGTCGAGTCGGGCGTGCTGCCTCTGGTGGTGCGGGCAGGCGGCGGATCCGTCCGCGACTCGCTGTCCGTGCTCGACCAGCTCATCGCGGGGTCGGGTCCTGAGGGCGTCACCTACGAGCGGGCCATCTCCCTCCTGGGCTTCACGGACGCGACACTCCTGGACGACGCGGTCGGCGCGATCGCCGCCGCAGACGGTGCCAGCCTCTTCGACGTGGTGTCCCGCGTGATCTCCACCGGTCATGAGCCTCGCCGGTTCGTCGAGGACCTGCTGGAGCGTCTGCGCGACCTCGTGGTGCTCGCCGCAGCGGGGCCGTCTGGAGAGAAGGCTCTCGGCGAGATCCCCGTCGATCAGCTCGAGGCCATGAAGGAGCAGGCCCGGTCTCTGGGGCTCGCTCGCGCGTCACGCGCGGGCGACCTCGTCAACGAGGCGCTCACCCGCATGGTCGGTGCCACCTCGCCGCGCCTCCATCTCGAGCTGCTGTGCGCACGGCTTCTTGCGGCCGAGGCGCCCACGCCCGCCGTCGCCGCCCACGCGCCCGTCACCTCGCCGTCGCCGACCACCCCTGCCGCGTCGCCGGTCGCCCCCGCACCGGGTATCCACGCCGCCGCCGGCGAGCCCCCGACGTCTGCCGCGGGCTCCAGTGCGTCCGGCGCCTCCGGTGTCGAGGCGGCCATGGCGGCCGTGCGAGCCGGGCGCGAGCGTCCCAGCGCGGAGAGGCCTGCCACCCGTCCGGCGCCAGCCGTCGTTCCGGCTGGCGCCCCCGCGGCTGCGCCCACTGCGCCTCCCGCTGACCGCGTCCCCGCAGCCGCACCCGCAGCCGCACCCGCAGCGTCCCAAGAACCGCCACCGTGGGACGAGGAGCCCGCTCCCTGGGACGACGCGCCGCCGCCCGTGACCTCCGCCACGCCCGTCGTGCGGGCCGAGTCCGTGGCACCACCGTCGCGGCCCGCGGTCAGCGCCGCACCGCCCGCCGCGTCACAGGCTCCCGCCACCGCACCCTCAGCGCCTCCTGCGTCAGCGTCTCCTGCGTCAGCGCCTCCTGCCTCGACCGTCCCCGCGGCCGCGGGCGGCGCCGAGGACACCGAGCTCGTGCGTCGGCGCTGGCCCGAGGTGCTCGGCACGCTCGAACGCCACCGGGTCACGTGGGCCATGGTCAGCCAGAGCGCCCAGGTGGCGCGCCTCGAGGCCGGCGTGCTCCACCTCGCCTTCGACTCGCCCGCACTGTCAGGACGCTTCGCCACCGGCCCGCACGCGGAGAACGTCGCGCTGGCGGTCCGCGAGACGCTCGGCCTCAAGGTCCGCGTGGAGGGCGCGCACGGCGTGAGCATCAGCGCCGCGCCGCCCGCAGACTCCGCCCCGACCGCGCCGTCCATGTCCGCGCGGAGCGCAGCCACCGCTCCCTCCGCGCCCAGCGCTCAGGCCCCCGCGCCGCGCGCGCCTCAGGACGATTACGAGGACATCTCGGACGACGACGTGTCGGCCGACGACGGCGGCACCGCCGGCATCGATGTCGTCACGAAGCTCCTCGGCGGCCGCATCGTCGAGAGCTGACGTCGGAAGTCCGTCGACGCGTCGGTGAACGCCGCGGTCAGCGCCGCCGCCTACTCTTGAACCCATGTACGACGGCGCAGTGCAGGATCTGATCGACGAGCTGGGGCACCTGCCCGGCATCGGTCCCAAGAGCGCGCAGCGCATCGCCTTCCACCTGCTCTCCGCCGACGCGGCCGATGTGAGACGGCTCGCGGACGCGATCACCACCGTCAAGGAGCGCGTGCGCTTCTGCGACACCTGCGGCAACGTCGCCGAGTCCGAGCAGTGCCGCATCTGCGCCGACCCTCGGCGCGCCGAGGACGTGCTGTGCGTGGTGGAGGAGCCCAAGGACGTCGTCGTGATCGAGCGCACTCGGGAGTACCGAGGCCGCTACCACGTGCTGGGCGGCGCGATCGATCCGATGAACGGCATCGGCCCGGACGACCTCAGGATCCGCGAGCTCATGGGACGCCTGGGAGACGGCCGGATCCAGGAGGTCATCATCGCCACCGACCCCAACATCGAAGGCGAGGCGACCGCCACCTACCTTTCACGGATGCTTCTGCCCATGGGCGTCGTGGTGTCCCGGCTCGCGTCAGGCCTGCCCGTCGGCGGCGACCTCGAATACGCGGACGAGGTGACGCTGGGTCGGGCGTTCGAGGGGCGTCGGCGAGTCAGCTGACGGCCGCCGCGCAGACGGCGACGGCCGCCGCGCAGACGGCGACGGCCGCCGCGCAGACGGCGACGGCCGCGCGCCGAAGGGATCGAACGCGCGGCCGTACCGTGCGACCACGCGGCCCAGGGGGGTGTCAGCCTGTGGTCTGGTCCGGATCCGCCTCGGGGGGGTGCGACGGTCCGGGGTCTGTTCAGCTATGGCACCCGGGTACCGCCGCCGACCGCATCATGCGGTTCGGCACGGCGGCGGTCCCGGGAGCGGTGCGGCGACGGGCCGGGAACCAGCGGCCCTCGCCATAGGACGCGGCACCCAGGTGGGGGTGCTCGGCGCGGCCTGCACCGGGCATCGCAGCTCTGGCATGGAGGAAAGGTGTTTCCTGCGATGCACGCACGATGCGGCTGGCGCCGTATCCGGTTGCCGTGTCCATGCCCTCACGTTACGTCCGCGACCCTGGGAGAACGCTGAGAGGAACCTGGGTGTGCGCTCCGAGATGCGGAGGCTTCCGCGTGGCCCGACGGGGGCCTCTGGACCCGTGCTCGCGGCACCGGGCGTCCGTCTAGAATGAGGTGCCGCGACGCACGCGCGCGTGGCACCCCACGATCGAGTCGAAGGAGCGCGCTGTGTCCCTCGTGGTGCAGAAGTACGGAGGATCCTCCGTCGCGGATGCCGACGCCATCCGCCGTGTCGCGAAGCGCGTCGCGGAGACGCGCCAGGCCGGGCACGACGTGGTGGTCACCGTGTCTGCGATGGGCGACACGACGGACGAGCTGATCGACCTCTCCAACGAGGTCTCCGGCCGCGAGCACCCGCGAGAGATGGACATCCTCCTCACCGCCGGCGAGCGCATCTCGATGGCGCTGCTCGCGATGGCGGTGCGCGACCTGGGCGTCGGCGCCCAGTCCTTCACCGGCCCGCAGGCGGGCGTCATCACGTCTGGCGCCTACGGCCGCGCTCGCATCATCGACGTGGCGCCCGGCCGCCTTCGCCAGACCCTCGATGACGGCGACGTCGCGATCGTCGCCGGCTTCCAGGGCCTCAACCAGGAGACGCAGGACGTGCAGACCCTGGGCCGCGGCGGCTCCGACACGACGGCCGTCGCGCTCGCCGCCGCGCTCGAGGCCGACGTGTGCGAGATCTACACCGACGTGGACGGCGTCTTCTCCGCCGACCCCCGCGTCGTCCCGTCCGCGCGCAAGCTGGACGTCATCACGTACGAGGAGATGCTCGACATGGCCGCCTCAGGCGCCAAGGTCCTGATGCCTCGCTGCGTCGAGTACGCCCGCCGCTTCAACGTGCCGATCCACGTCCGCTCGTCGTTCTCAGGGTTGACAGGCACCATGGTGGTGGGACATCCCGAAGGAACCGAAGGTGAGGAAACCATGGAGCAGCCGATCATCGCAGGCGTCGCCCACGACGTCTCCGAGGCCAAGATCACGGTCATCGGGGTCCCCGACATCCCGGGTTCCGCTGCGCGCCTGTTCGAGGCGGTCGCGACGGCGGATGTCAACATCGACATGATCGTGCAGAACGTGTCCGCGACGCACACGGGCGTCACCGACATCTCCTTCACGCTCCCCACGGCGCAGGTCGCCGCCGCACGCGCCGCCCTCGAGGCGGACCACGAGGCGATCGGCTTCCGCGAGCTCGTGGTGGACGACACGATCGGCAAGATCTCGCTCATCGGTGCCGGGATGCGGTCATCGTCGGGCGTGTCCGCCAAGTTCTTCTCGGCTCTGCGCGACGCGGGCATCAACATCGAGATGATCTCCACCTCGGACATCCGGATCTCGGTCGTCACGCGCGCCGAGCTGGTGGACGACGCTGTTCGCGCGGTCCACACCGCATTCGGCCTGGACTCGACCCAGGGTGAGGCCGTGGTCTACGGAGGTACCGGACGATGACACTCTCCCTCGCAGTCGTGGGCGCTACCGGTCAGGTGGGCGCCGTCATGCGTGAGCTCGTGGCTGAGCGCTTCCCCCAGGCCGACGTGAGGTTCTTCGCGTCGTCGCGCTCCGCGGGCAAGGTGCTCCCCCACCTCGGCCGCGACATCGTCGTGGAGGACGTCGCGTCGGGCGACTACTCCGGCATCGACATCGCGCTCTTCTCGGCCGGTGGCGGCGCCTCCAAGGAGTACGCCCCGCGGTTCGCTGCTGCCGGCGCGATCGTGATCGACAACTCGTCCGCGTGGCGCAAGGACCCCGAGGTGCCGCTCGTCGTCTCGGAGGTCAACCCCGAGGCGCTGGACGACATCCCCAAGGGCATCGTCGCCAACCCCAACTGCACCACGATGGCCGCCATGCCCGTCCTCAAGCCGCTGCACGAGGCCGCCGGCCTGGAGCGCCTCGTCGTCTCCAGCTACCAGGCCGTGTCCGGCTCGGGCCTCGCCGGCGTCGAGGAGCTGCACGGCCAGGCCGCTGCCGTGGTCGACGGCGCGAAGGCGCTCGCTCACGACGGCTCCGCGGTCGACTTCCCTGCCCCCGTGAAGTACGTCGCGCCCATCGCGTTCAACGTGCTCCCCATGGCCGGCTCCGTGGTGGACGACGGCTCGAACGAGACCGACGAGGAGCAGAAGCTGCGCAACGAGTCGCGCAAGATCCTGGGCCTCCCGGGCCTTCGCGTCAGCGGTACCTGCGTGCGCGTGCCGGTGTTCACCGGTCACTCGCTCTCCATCAACGCCGAGTTCTCGAAGGACATCACACCGGAGCAGGCGTACGAGATCCTCGCCTCCGCCCCGGGAGTGAAGGTCCAGGAGGTTCCCACTCCGCTCGACGCAGCGGGCGGTGACCTGTCGCTCGTGGGCCGCATCCGCCAGGACCGTGCGGCCGAGGGCAACCACGGCCTCGCGCTGTTCGTGTCCGGGGACAACCTGCGCAAGGGCGCTGCCCTCAACGCCGTGCAGCTCGCGGAGCTCGTCGCGGCTCGGCTGGCGACCAAGGCGTAGCCGCCGGAGCCTCACCTCTGCGATCAGGGGCCGGATCCTTCGGGATCCGGCCCCTCTTCACACCTGCCGCGCCGTCGCGCGGGAGACGGACCCTCGGTGGGACAACCCGACGCCCGCCAGTGCCGAGAGCGCACCGGCAGGGTCCTCCAGCAGCCCGGAGAATGCGACCTCGGCTGCACCCACCGACATCATGTGCTCGCGCAGCTCGTTGCGCACGATCGGTACATCGAGGGCCAGGTCCGGCATGGCCAGGGCGCCCACGCGAGCAACGAGCTCCTCCCCGCGCGCGGTGAGGATCGCGCCGGGAAGGCCTCCCAGGACCACCCTGCGCGGCGCGAGGATCGTGACGATCGTCGCGATGCCCTGCGCGAGCCGCTCGGTCTGCCTCTCGAGCTCCCTGAGGACGGGCAGAGCGGGGTCTGCGAGCAGGGCGTCCAGGTCGTCGAGCGCGAGGTCGGGACGCCCCGACGCGGCGCGCATCCGTGCCATGGACACGTATGCCTCGAGGCAGCCGCGCCTGCCGCAGCCGCACGCGGCGCCGCCGGGGCTGACGGTGAGATGCCCCAGCTCCCCCGCGAAGCTCCGTTCTCCTCTCAGCAGCCGGCCCTCCATGATCACGCCTGCTCCCACGCCGGAGGCCGAGCCGTTCAGGTAGACCAGGTTCCGCTCACCGCGTCCCGCGCCGAACAGCGCCTCCGCGACCGCGCCCACGTTGGCGTCGTTCGCCGCAGCAGCCGGCACGCCCAACGCGTCCTCGAGCGCGGCGGCGACCGCCACGTTCCGCCAGCCCAGGTGATGCGACACCGCGACCACCTGGCTGTGCTCGTCGACCAGTCCCGGCACGGCGACTCCCGCGCACACGAGACGCCTGCCTACGAGCGCCGCCGACGACGCGACCATGTCACTTACCAGGCTCATCATGGTGGGAAGGGTCGGGGGCGAATCGACGGAACGCTGCTGAAGCTCGTGGACCACGCCCCCGAGCCCGATCACGCCCATCCGCACGCCGTCGGTCTCCGGGTTGATCCCGAGCGCGACGACGTCAGCGTCGGCATGGACCATGGGGCTGGGGCGGCCGGCACGCGGTTCCTCCCAGTGCGGCTCGCGTTCCTTCACCAGGCCCAGCGCGACGAGCTCCCCGACGAGCACTCCGACGGTCGACCTGTTGAGCCCCGTGATGCGCGTCAGGTCTGCCCGAGACGTGTCGCCGTGGTGATGCACGTAACGCAGGAGGGTGGAGAGGTTGTGACGGCGCGTGACCTCGTTCCGTGAACCTGCAGGAGAGTGATC
This genomic window contains:
- a CDS encoding carbohydrate ABC transporter permease; the protein is MSTLTEPEQAPAPPEPTPTKQPKQYRSIEHRRQWWGWLFVAPFTLVFILFLIVPLVVAFWMSLHTNTLASGNAFTGLDNYVKAFTDPLFLDGLKRVAAFVVVMIPAQMLVAISAALVLDNLTTWLSRFSRLMIFIPYAIPVVIGAIMWGFLYSPRFGPATDIFGLFGATPPDFLAQGTVFYSLVNIVTWQWSGYFMIIIYAALRGIDSSIYEAARVDGANGWQVALRIKLPMISSSMVMVVIFSLIGTLQFFTEPQVLRGVAQGAIPVSYTPNMYAYTLAFSYSQFNYAAAISFALGIVVFIGSYLFLFLTRKQSGLK
- a CDS encoding carbohydrate ABC transporter permease; protein product: MALLTDSPDRIRERDARRAAGRKRNVGSHLFLIVLVVYFLTPLWWLIVGSTKSNSGLFVGSGGPLWFNDEFALVDNIKGLFEHQNGIYWTWLGNSFLYALTGGIGATLVAVLAGYGFAKYRFPGRNALFSTLLGAVMVPLTALVIPTFILLSNMHLTNTRWAVILPSLLSPIGVYLMRVYTQDAVPDELLDAARVDGAGELRTFVRVALPLLKPAIVTVLLLSVVATWNNFFLPLAVLNDPNLLPVTVGLNNWQALSNAGSGGEQVWNLIVTGSFVSIIPLVIAFLTMQRYWRGGLSLGALK
- the arfA gene encoding arabinosylfuranosidase ArfA; translated protein: MTSARLTVNPQFVVGRIDRRLFGSFVEHLGRHVYDGIYEPGHPSADDEGFRTDVIELVKELGVSTVRYPGGNFVSGFRWEDSVGPREGRPRRLDLAWHSTETNEVGLHEFASWLDKIGSDLMLAVNLGTRGTLEALDLLEYCNIAGGSTLSQQRIDNGHPAPFGVGMWCLGNEMDGPWQLGHRSAEDYGKIASQTAKAMRQMDPSVRLVACGSSSAHMPTFGEWERTVLTHAYDDVDYISCHAYYEERDGDLGSFLASAVDMDAFIETVVATADHVKAVKGSSKTIDISFDEWNVWYITRFEGVDKIEGIDNWPVAPRLLEDVYSVADAVVFGSLMISLLKHADRVTSASLAQMVNVIAPIMTEPGGPAWRQTTFFPFSITSRLARGTALDVRVDVERYSTKEYGEVPLVDAVATHDAESGHAAVFLVNRSVDAPVTVTVDVSALGEVALLETHTLADEDLHAKNTLAEPERVGVSPNGTAALSDGTLTVTLPAVSWTAISLG
- a CDS encoding DNA polymerase III subunit gamma and tau, which translates into the protein MSTALYRRYRPDSFADVVGQEHVTVPLMQALRADKVNHAYLFSGPRGCGKTTSARILARCLNCAAGPTDTPCGTCDSCVELARGGAGSVDVVEIDAASHNGVDDARELRERAAFAPARDRYKIFILDEAHMVTPQGFNALLKLVEEPPPHIRFIFATTEPDKVIGTIRSRTHHYPFRLVPPPVLVDYLGRLCEAESVTVESGVLPLVVRAGGGSVRDSLSVLDQLIAGSGPEGVTYERAISLLGFTDATLLDDAVGAIAAADGASLFDVVSRVISTGHEPRRFVEDLLERLRDLVVLAAAGPSGEKALGEIPVDQLEAMKEQARSLGLARASRAGDLVNEALTRMVGATSPRLHLELLCARLLAAEAPTPAVAAHAPVTSPSPTTPAASPVAPAPGIHAAAGEPPTSAAGSSASGASGVEAAMAAVRAGRERPSAERPATRPAPAVVPAGAPAAAPTAPPADRVPAAAPAAAPAASQEPPPWDEEPAPWDDAPPPVTSATPVVRAESVAPPSRPAVSAAPPAASQAPATAPSAPPASASPASAPPASTVPAAAGGAEDTELVRRRWPEVLGTLERHRVTWAMVSQSAQVARLEAGVLHLAFDSPALSGRFATGPHAENVALAVRETLGLKVRVEGAHGVSISAAPPADSAPTAPSMSARSAATAPSAPSAQAPAPRAPQDDYEDISDDDVSADDGGTAGIDVVTKLLGGRIVES
- the recR gene encoding recombination mediator RecR, with translation MYDGAVQDLIDELGHLPGIGPKSAQRIAFHLLSADAADVRRLADAITTVKERVRFCDTCGNVAESEQCRICADPRRAEDVLCVVEEPKDVVVIERTREYRGRYHVLGGAIDPMNGIGPDDLRIRELMGRLGDGRIQEVIIATDPNIEGEATATYLSRMLLPMGVVVSRLASGLPVGGDLEYADEVTLGRAFEGRRRVS
- a CDS encoding aspartate kinase; its protein translation is MSLVVQKYGGSSVADADAIRRVAKRVAETRQAGHDVVVTVSAMGDTTDELIDLSNEVSGREHPREMDILLTAGERISMALLAMAVRDLGVGAQSFTGPQAGVITSGAYGRARIIDVAPGRLRQTLDDGDVAIVAGFQGLNQETQDVQTLGRGGSDTTAVALAAALEADVCEIYTDVDGVFSADPRVVPSARKLDVITYEEMLDMAASGAKVLMPRCVEYARRFNVPIHVRSSFSGLTGTMVVGHPEGTEGEETMEQPIIAGVAHDVSEAKITVIGVPDIPGSAARLFEAVATADVNIDMIVQNVSATHTGVTDISFTLPTAQVAAARAALEADHEAIGFRELVVDDTIGKISLIGAGMRSSSGVSAKFFSALRDAGINIEMISTSDIRISVVTRAELVDDAVRAVHTAFGLDSTQGEAVVYGGTGR
- a CDS encoding aspartate-semialdehyde dehydrogenase → MTLSLAVVGATGQVGAVMRELVAERFPQADVRFFASSRSAGKVLPHLGRDIVVEDVASGDYSGIDIALFSAGGGASKEYAPRFAAAGAIVIDNSSAWRKDPEVPLVVSEVNPEALDDIPKGIVANPNCTTMAAMPVLKPLHEAAGLERLVVSSYQAVSGSGLAGVEELHGQAAAVVDGAKALAHDGSAVDFPAPVKYVAPIAFNVLPMAGSVVDDGSNETDEEQKLRNESRKILGLPGLRVSGTCVRVPVFTGHSLSINAEFSKDITPEQAYEILASAPGVKVQEVPTPLDAAGGDLSLVGRIRQDRAAEGNHGLALFVSGDNLRKGAALNAVQLAELVAARLATKA
- a CDS encoding ROK family transcriptional regulator, which encodes MAEPEVDHSPAGSRNEVTRRHNLSTLLRYVHHHGDTSRADLTRITGLNRSTVGVLVGELVALGLVKEREPHWEEPRAGRPSPMVHADADVVALGINPETDGVRMGVIGLGGVVHELQQRSVDSPPTLPTMMSLVSDMVASSAALVGRRLVCAGVAVPGLVDEHSQVVAVSHHLGWRNVAVAAALEDALGVPAAAANDANVGAVAEALFGAGRGERNLVYLNGSASGVGAGVIMEGRLLRGERSFAGELGHLTVSPGGAACGCGRRGCLEAYVSMARMRAASGRPDLALDDLDALLADPALPVLRELERQTERLAQGIATIVTILAPRRVVLGGLPGAILTARGEELVARVGALAMPDLALDVPIVRNELREHMMSVGAAEVAFSGLLEDPAGALSALAGVGLSHRGSVSRATARQV